GGTGCCATTGGTTAAGGGGTAGTAGATCTACGCATAACATTTATCATACTCGTagctttttgttttggttaCATTTCAGCTGCCTTTGTTGTCCGGGCGGGTGTTTGTCTCCTGTTTGATGGGTGGGTGGTAGCGATGGTAATGGATCCTGGCAGCTGTCGAAAACCAAAGTGCTGAACCATGGTAATTAATAGTGCGGAAAGGCAGTTTTGGTAATTCTAGGATTACAATAGATAGGAAGAGAGAGGGATACACAGGGGAGAGAATAATGGAACTGGCAAAAAGTAAAAGTCAGCAAACATTTGAGATCCCTGTCAAATCCCCTTTGAATGCAACTCGTTTTGGACTTCCCCGAGAATGACTTTTCGTTTCTTGCAAGAACAACAGATGTCATAGGGAAATCGGTATCTATTTAAACGCAATTTTCACATTGGTTATACACTTCAAGGGTATATAATCGAAGATTAAATTAGTGGATTCGTAGACTCCTATTTATTGGACAAAACTAAAACTACATCTGTTCTATCTGTTCAAAATTTGTCAACCTAGGAGATAAGTTTGAAAAATTGCTCGTTCGAAAGTATTTGGAAACATGCAAAAGACCTGGAGAACGCCGCTGCACAAGCGTAAAATATGGAAGAAGACCTCGATACTGGGTCGCTTGGTGTACTATATGCAGCCTTTGGTGGATCATCTGCAGGATTTCTGGCTGCAGCCTTGGTTGGTTCCCTTCCCCACAATGCTGAAGGTCGTATATACCTGCGTCCTCGTTTTCGTCATTCTTCTGCCGATCCTTTTTCCACTATTTGTCGTGCTCGTCTACTATGGCATCTTCCAGTACGTGAGCGAGCAGCACTCTTGGTTCCACTTTGGTGAGAACTGGGATCTCCTCGGTTCTTTGGTATATCTTTGGAATTTTGAAGTGACCAACAACAAGTATAAGCTCTACGTGAACATGTGCTTTGATCGGTATCGCGTGATCATAACAGCAATATCTGCGACAGTGGACTATACGCGCATGGCCCTGAATTTCCTCtgtgaatgaatgaatgccGATCTCTCCAAATTGTGATGTGACAAAATTTTAATAAATGCAAATGTATAAACAACAAAGCGACATATTCCATAAAtgatttttaaaaatatacattTAAATTTTTAGTAAAGAACAGGGTATGTAAACGTCCATACCTCTCGTATTATTTTCATTTCACTTGCAGCATGTTGACGAGGCCTCTGCATGTAGCTGTAGAGACTAGCAACATTATCGAACATTTAAAAGTATGTGGCGATGATAATCAaacagatatacatatatatcgtATGTGTTCATGAGCCCGCGGGTTTTCAAATTAACTGGGCTCACGGCGGCAAGTATTATATATAGAGATTATAAAGTTGTCACGTATACCTCTCGTTTCGGCTATTGGATCAGCCCAAAATGACCATGTGCCTAAATTGGTGGATTTGAGAAGACATTGCCTTGGGAATTCTAGTCCTGATAAGTGCGGATGAAATATTTAAACTATTTAATACATCGATATTATGAAGCGATACATCTTATCGAAAAATTCTATCGAACATATTTTGTCAACATGATGCCGGGCAACATTTTTAGGTCCGCAGCAACACTTTTAGGTCCCCAGCAACATTTTAAAATGGTCGAATTGAAAGAACGGCCTTTGCGCCCCGAAACAGAAAAAAATCTCGTGAGTTTTGAACATGTCGGCCCCGGAGGAAACAACAGAAAAATAGTGTCGAATTTTTTTCTGAATTCAGAAAAGTCCGTTGATATTACTTAAGCAATAATATtatcaaaaaaaatatataaatatcaaTATTCGATATATATATCAATAAAAGTAAATATCTTGTCCGCGGCTCGCAATACAACAAAAACCCGACGGTTGGCACTTTTAAGCGAATTTAGCAGTTCCGTTGATACTTACATATATCCCAAATCATTATGCCAAAACCAAATATCACCTACAAAAATAATATACAATGAATATTCAACATGCCTAGGGCATTCGCTTCCTTCCGGTTTCCAGTGACGTTTTCCCGTAGTGAAGTTACAGATCTCTGATAGGAAATTTGAAATCGTCGTCGCTGGCGTCAACATTTGATAAAGCCTTTAATACGATAACGATCTATATATAAAATCGTGATTGTGCTCTGATTACGCAAATTGCAGTGACAGCCGCAGTCCAAAGAGAAAAGAGAGATTCTGCGGTAAAAGTGCTCCCCGTTTTCCCGTTTTCCCGTTTCCCCTCCATAAACCATAAACAAATGCAGATCGCCTTATCAGATCGGGGGTTTGGAGATTTATTTCGTTATTGCTTATAGCGGAGCACTaaagtttttttgttttacatttttaatttatataaCGGTGTGGTTGTGCGGTGCTGTGCGGTGCGGTTCCTGTTCTGGTTCTCGAAGAAGATCCCCCAGTtagtggttgttgttgttggtgctgcCTAACCCGTTTATGTTTTACCCGACTTGGCCAACTCCGATATGGGGAGTGGAGTAGTGGAGTGGAGGGGCACGCACATACAAACAATGCATCAAGTTGTTGTTCTGGCGCATCCATGTATCTGTAAGATACACGTACTTGCCGCACACACCTTGTGCCCCTCAGTGTTTCCTTATTGACTGACGACTGGGCTggcttctcctcctcctcctcctcctgctgctgctctcctCTTGCGCGGCGGCTCTTGGGGCAATGTTTATTTTCGTTTGCTATCCCCACAGCAAGCGGGAAAAACAAGTTTTCCtctttgaaaaagaaaaaaaaacaacctCAACACAgcacacagcagcagcagcagcagccacaactGCGCCGCAGCTTAGGTCTTGGAAAATACTTTGTGAAAAGTTCAAGTGAAGACAACTGTTGCATTCAA
This region of Drosophila miranda strain MSH22 chromosome 2, D.miranda_PacBio2.1, whole genome shotgun sequence genomic DNA includes:
- the LOC108155778 gene encoding uncharacterized protein LOC108155778, with product MQKTWRTPLHKRKIWKKTSILGRLVYYMQPLVDHLQDFWLQPWLVPFPTMLKVVYTCVLVFVILLPILFPLFVVLVYYGIFQYVSEQHSWFHFGENWDLLGSLVYLWNFEVTNNKYKLYVNMCFDRYRVIITAISATVDYTRMALNFLCE